The Gemmatimonadota bacterium region GACAGAGACCACAATGCTGCGATAAACATATTGACGTTGGGGCTACAACGTCAGGTGGCTTGACCGCCAAGAAGCCCAACTGCTCTATCGTTGGGAGTAGTCACTCGGAAAAATGGACCGTGGGATTGTTCGAATCACTCAAACGCTTCCGCTCGCTGCCCCAGTTGGCTGCGGTGCCGTTCCAGTATCGCGTGTCAGAAGGGGAGTATGAGAAGAGGTATGACCAGCGCGACTTGTCGGTGCTGTTGGGGGGACCGCCATGGACTGTGTATCCGTGATGCACAGTGCAGTCACCCGGCTGGTAATGGAACGGAGGAGAGAGCTCCAGCACAGACGTCAGATTTGGGTACTGCTCGAGCAGGTTGCCCCGGTCATCTTTGAATACCGAGCCAAGCGGTCCTTCGCGATGTGAGCGGCTGACGAATCGCATGGCACTCATCTCTGGTGGCACTTCCACCAGTGCAAGCCAGAACTGGAGTTCGCCCACGCGATCAGAGCCGTGCTCTGACGAGTCCTGATGATAAGTGGCTCCGGCTGCCCCCGGGGGCTTGTGTTGGAGGATGTCGATGCGATAGCGCAGTGGGATATCTACGCCCTTGAGCCGCTTCCTGTTCACGAGTCGTGTTGCGTTCTTTGACATGCGCTCGCTGAACATGAACGAGCGGAACGGCTCGGTCTCTTCCCGCCCCGCCAGGCCGACAGCCCGTCTGCCGCCCCTCTCTTCGTCATTGCGTTTCAACCATTCCTGACCAACGCACAGGAGTTCCGTTGCGAACTCTGAGTCCACGAGTTGCTTCATCATGACCCACCCGTATTCGTGGTAAAAAGCCACTTCTTCGTCTGTGACCTCCCGGACGATCGATTCGATTTCACGCTCCGTCAATGCTTGTCCCATAACCTGTGCTCCTCCAGTGTAGTGTCCCTGAACAGGATGACATACTGATCTCTCGTATCTAACGAATATGTTTGTGGACCTCATCTCTGACGCGGCACAGATTTTCATCCAACTCGGATAGCGTCCTTAAAGTTCTGTAAAAAGGTAGCTCCGTGACTTGCCTGCGCGTTGCGCTTGCCTTTTGGGGTGACAACCTCAAGACCAATCTTATGTGTGTGCTTCCTATCAGCGACCCATTCTTTGAGGTCTTCGTCTCGATAGCCACCATCATCTTTGCTTTGTCACAGAAATAGGAAAATCCACTTCGGGGAGACGCTTGCATGCTTTGGGATCATATCTGATCCTCAGCCCAACGGAGGACCATTTCAGCTATCTCAATCGCCTCAGCATGGTCTTTGGCGGACACCGGGGCTGTGCCGGGATAGCGCGTAATGGTGGCATAGACCGTGAGTTCCACAGCCCGCCATAGTTCTTCGGGGATAGCCTGTCCATCCGACTTCAAAATTGTCAACAGACGCTCCAGATCATGTATGTAGGGGAAGTCAATACCCCGCCTGATCATGACGGCCTTGATCGCTTTTTCCGCCGCTTGCTGTGCGTCAAAGCATAAGTCCTCAAAGTAGGCATTGGAAACGAGTGTCCTGGCTATCGCCAAATTGCTCCGGGCACGATTGATCCACTCGCGCGGGTCGTCCGGTGGAAAGCGTTCAGGCTGCTTCATACACCACCTTTCCTTCCTGCAATGCCGGCTTAATGATTAAGGCATGGCTCTTGCCGTATCGGGCGACATCTGCTGGCGTAACCACGATCACATCAACTGCCTGATGCCTTCCGCGCAATCTCCGGTGAATTTGCGCCATTGCGGCGAGGCGATCATCGACATCCGCGATAACGAGCAGATCGACATCGCTATGGCGGTTCATGTCACCTCGGGCAGCAGACCCAAAAAGGATAATCCGCTCGGGATCAGCCACTTCCACAATACGACTGATGATGTTGTCTAGGATTGTTTGGTCAATCATCGTTCTGTCCTTTTTCTTATTACTATTGCAAAATTGGGATCAGGGTCGCCGTCGTCATTCAGATCGGAGTTATAATGTAAATTCAAGTAAAGAGCACCCTTGAAAATAGGGGCAAAGGGATGGACCGACAAGACAAACTCATCGGCCTGTATATCTCCTGCACCACAAGATCCATTGGCCGAGAAAACACAAGATATTGAATGATGACCTACTCTGACGCTTCGGGCAATGACCGCGTGCGTTGATCAATGGTCTGGGGCGCATCGAGTTCGCCATCTCCAACGTCCAACTCCTGGAGCCGATTTACAGAGGGCAAGATCCGGCGCTCCAGTGACCCGATAGACTGATTATAACTCTCAACGGTCTGATCGATGTGACGCCTCAAGTTGTTAAGGTGGCGGAAAAATGGCGTTATGCGCTGGTACAGCTCTTTGCCCACAGCTGCTATTTGACGCGCATTTTCAGACACCGCCTGTTGTTGCCAGCCGTAAGCAACTGCCTTCAAGAACGCCAAAAGTGTAACGGGCGTTGTAATCAGCACCTTGCTTTGCAAAGCATATTCCAACAAACTCGGATCTTCCTCAAACGCCGCGGCAACACTGGCTTCGACTGGCACGAACATGACGACAACCTCCGGCGACTTTTCAAACTGCGACCAGTAGGCTTTTTGCCCCAATTCGCGCACCCGACCGCGCACCGCTTGAGCATGTGTTCTCATATAATCCTTGTATGCTGCATCATCACCAGCTTCGGCAGCTTCCAAATACGCTGTCATAGGTGTTTTTGCATCGACTGGCAGCTCTCCCCCACCTGGCAAATACACAACCATATCCGGGCGGCCACTGTCTCCTGATACCTGTTCTTCAAAAGCCACGTACCGCTCCATGCCCGCCAGTTCCACCACGCGTCGCAACTGGATCTCGCCCCATTGCCCGCGCACAGAAGACGATTTGAGAGCCTGAGACAATGTGACGGTCGTGGTCTGAAGTTTATGCTGCACATCCATGAGTTCCTTTAATTGCTGGCCGAGTGCCTGATACGCGCCTTCTCGTTTTTCCTCTAGCGACCGCACATGCCCATCGAGTTTGTCCAAATTCTCTCGCACTGGCGTCATCAAGTTTTGCATTTCCGATTTCTGCGTTTTCCAATCGCCGCGCACCTCATTCAGTACGCCAGTCATCTGCGTTTGTGCCTGTTTCAAAAACGCTTCGGCATTATGACGCAATGACTTCCCTGCCAGCGAGTCAAAAGCCTCGCGCAATTTTTCTTCTGCTTTTGCGAGCCACGCCTCTTTGTCCGCCTGAGCTTCCTTCTCGCTCTGCAACTTCGCCAACTCAATTCGCAAAGCTTCATCCCCACTCTTTCGCAGGTTCATAATCACGCCCCCGACCGCACCCCCAATTACAAATGCGATCAATAGATACAGCATTTCCATGTAGAAACTCCTTTTGTGATTACACCGATGGCAAGTCGCTTAATGTAATTTGACAGAGGTTTTTCGTCGGATTGTTGGTCTTCTCTACCTTGATCTCCTCTGCCGCTCGATAGATCATCTTTTTAACTGCTTCTTCTAAAAAACGGCGTTCTTGTTCCTTAAAACGACGTTCTTTTTTCTCCAGATCGTCGTCGGGACCTTCTCTTTTTCGCGCCTCTA contains the following coding sequences:
- a CDS encoding phytanoyl-CoA dioxygenase family protein, with translation MRSTNIFVRYERSVCHPVQGHYTGGAQVMGQALTEREIESIVREVTDEEVAFYHEYGWVMMKQLVDSEFATELLCVGQEWLKRNDEERGGRRAVGLAGREETEPFRSFMFSERMSKNATRLVNRKRLKGVDIPLRYRIDILQHKPPGAAGATYHQDSSEHGSDRVGELQFWLALVEVPPEMSAMRFVSRSHREGPLGSVFKDDRGNLLEQYPNLTSVLELSPPFHYQPGDCTVHHGYTVHGGPPNSTDKSRWSYLFSYSPSDTRYWNGTAANWGSERKRLSDSNNPTVHFSE
- a CDS encoding HEPN domain-containing protein, with amino-acid sequence MKQPERFPPDDPREWINRARSNLAIARTLVSNAYFEDLCFDAQQAAEKAIKAVMIRRGIDFPYIHDLERLLTILKSDGQAIPEELWRAVELTVYATITRYPGTAPVSAKDHAEAIEIAEMVLRWAEDQI
- a CDS encoding nucleotidyltransferase domain-containing protein codes for the protein MIDQTILDNIISRIVEVADPERIILFGSAARGDMNRHSDVDLLVIADVDDRLAAMAQIHRRLRGRHQAVDVIVVTPADVARYGKSHALIIKPALQEGKVVYEAA
- a CDS encoding DNA recombination protein RmuC; protein product: MEMLYLLIAFVIGGAVGGVIMNLRKSGDEALRIELAKLQSEKEAQADKEAWLAKAEEKLREAFDSLAGKSLRHNAEAFLKQAQTQMTGVLNEVRGDWKTQKSEMQNLMTPVRENLDKLDGHVRSLEEKREGAYQALGQQLKELMDVQHKLQTTTVTLSQALKSSSVRGQWGEIQLRRVVELAGMERYVAFEEQVSGDSGRPDMVVYLPGGGELPVDAKTPMTAYLEAAEAGDDAAYKDYMRTHAQAVRGRVRELGQKAYWSQFEKSPEVVVMFVPVEASVAAAFEEDPSLLEYALQSKVLITTPVTLLAFLKAVAYGWQQQAVSENARQIAAVGKELYQRITPFFRHLNNLRRHIDQTVESYNQSIGSLERRILPSVNRLQELDVGDGELDAPQTIDQRTRSLPEASE